aagagaaaggcaggcaATTCATATCATGTCTGAAAGCTTGGGTTTTCATCTTAGAAAATGTCTCTCCTTTGTTACTATAAAGAAGGGAAGAACAGCCATGTGGCAGGGATCAAGAGTTCTGCAGCGAACTGCTGGGTGTGTGTTCTCAGGTCTGTGTCCGTGCAGTGTGGGATATGTTTTCCCCATGGGTTCTGAGTTAAAGCCTGAGATGCCCACCCCCACAGGCTGCCCAGCCGTACGGATAAAGAACACGGCACTACTCAGTTTGTTCTTGACATACCAGTCTCTTGTTATGGTCATACTCTTTCTTGACAAGAGCGGTAAGGAGGTCGTGCCTTCTCAGGGCTTCTTCTATCTTAAGGAGAACACAAAGGAGGCGGTTAGCCATGCTGGAGAAGGACAAGCTCTCTGTGTCAGCCTCAGGCTTGGGCAGAGCTTACTTCGTCCTGGAGTTTCTTCTTGGATCGgttctctctctgtgcttccctTCTGAGCTGCTCCACCTGTGCCATCTGCTGCTTCCACATTTTGGTCAGAGTTGGGTcagaaacatagagaaatggAAACTGTTCCAGCATCAGGGACAGCAGACTGTGTTCATTTACTTTCACTGTGAGGAAATGAGAGATGCTGTTAATCTGACCAGCTCCCTAAAAGAATTCTCAACCCCACCTGCCTGCTAAACTAAGCTAAGCTCAGGGCTGTGGTGCTGGTCCTAAAAAGAACCATCTGGATGGAGTGTACTTTTGTATCCCACCTATTGAGGATGAAAAGCTGGAAAGTTCTGAGTGTAGCCCTGAGTTCATCCACCCTCCTTAGCAGCCTCGGCCTGTCAGCAAATGCTTCCTGTGTGTGAAAGGAAGCCACCTCAGCATGCTTGCAGGCATATGGTTAGGAGAGAAAGGTCCCTGATGGGAATAGTTGGAGGCTGGCATTTCACCTGACCTTGCTTCCTTACAGCAAGGCTCTACCTCAGGAGAACCAACTGTCAGCACATAGGGCAGAGGAGGCCATCTGCTTTCTTGGAGTGTCACTTGCCTTCTACCAGCTTTCCAAAACCAAATGGGGCAAGCAACAAAAAAGGGCGACTGGAATGGGTGGGAAGAGGCTTCTGTCAGAACAGTAGAGCCCTGGTAATTCTTTTGATGTCCACAGATGACTATAAGGCGCCTGGTTTAGGAGTCAGGTTCCGGTTACAGAAACCCAGCCCTATGGTAGTAACACAAGAAGGGGCTTTTGCAGCTAACTGGTGGATGCCTGTTTCCACCAGCCTCTGGAATGTGACATTTGTGCCCCGAGGCTGCCTGCTGGCATCAAGAACATCGGAGGCCCTTACTCGGAGACGCCTTGCTTGACTTCAGGAGACCACCTTTAGGAGTCGGAGCTACAGTTTTTCTGGAGTAAATCTTCTGGACCTGACTCTGTTTTGTAGTTCCTTTAGCGAAAGCTTCTTTGTATGACTTTTCCTTAGAGGTGGatgaaaaggacagagaaaagagaggggtcTACAAACACATGATCCTCTCAGACCACACACTGACAGACCGCTGACTCCCAACCACCTTCTAAACCTTAGTTTTCTCCAACAAACTGGCCTTTTCTCCAGCTTCGGTAACCACAGTGCATACGCTAAATACAGCTGCTACTGAATGTTTTATGTGCTGGTTTCTTTGACAACCTTTTCTAAGTATATTAAAAGAAACTCAAGCAATTCAAAGCATGCTTTTATATCTCCCGCACCTCTGTCCTGCTTTCACTGGAGCATCCGCAGAAGCATTTCCCATTTCCAGGGAGTTTGGAAaccactttttttgtttgtttgtttgtttgagacaggggctatttagtcctggttgtcctgggactCAAAATATGGACCAGGCTGTGACTCCTGGACTTAAACCACACAAGTCCTCTGGCTTCGGCCTcctaagtgccgggattaaaggtatgcccAGCTGGCAACCATCTTTTGAGGTGCAGAAAGCAAGGACTTGGGATTCTCAGTCAGGTACACAATGCTGGGATCCTGCCTCCTCTTTGTCAACTAAATCTATTTTAACTCTTTACAAACCATAAAAAAGAACCTTTAAGGCCAAAGTTTAGGACTGCAACTTTAGTCCTCTCGTATCTGAGCTGGAGGAAATCTTGTATCATGAAATGAAGCCCTGCCCTCTCCTAAGAGCCAATGACTGTCCTTCTCACTCTTTGGCATTCACCACAGGTGGAGACTTTTACccactgtttcctcttcctcctcccttatcCCTCGAAGTCCAACGTTCTCTTgaactttgttttttcttagttCCCGTTCAAATGCTTCAGTTAATGCCTGCAAAGAATAAGGCCATACATGTAACACAGCTGTCTGGATTCCTGTTCTAAAAATATCAAGTCCACTCACATTTCCTAAGTTTCTTTCAGGATGCTTCATAAAAGTACATCGTGCTAACAGACCCATAATCGGTACATACACGAGGCTGACTGTGATggtttttctccttattttcacAGGTTTTCTGATACTCCTCTGAGTGGAAGCTGTCTATGTGGTTGTGTTCCTCAGACTCTCCCCACCTCCTGGCCTGACACGGGGTCTCTTAGTGACCCTGGAGATCAGAATCCAGTCCTCACGCTTCCACTCCAAGCACGTGcctatctccccaacccctgagatggAACTATTTTACGTCCTCTGAATTAACTCTAGTTTTCACCATtgtaaatactttataaaaactCACCAtgccaggcagtagtggtgctcacctttaatcccaacactcaggaggcagaggcaggcagatctccgagatcaaggccagcctggtttacagatcGAGTTTAAGggcagggctacagagaaaatcatctcaaaaaaccaaactaaaacaaaccaaacaccccATCACTACCTCAGACAGATACGTGAATGGGGGAATACCTTTGCATGGAAATGGTGTGTGTCCGTCCCTTTAGATTTGTgttgcttttttctctctttctctgactgaCTGTGTTTGTTCACTGAAGATGGCGACAGGGAATGGGACCTGTAAGGTGCCTTTCTGTGCATAGAAAACCCTGCAACACAGAAGTCATTCACCATTAGTTCCTGACACCCAGAAATGCTAAGCTGGAagcttttaaatcttaaaaaaaaaaaaaaaaaaaaaatcgccaAACGTATTCTTTCTAATATGCAGTCATGTGCTTAGTCATACCAAGCAAACTGACGTTACGGATGAGAGAGGTTAAGTGCTTGCTGTTTATGCATGCGTTAGCTCCCCAGCATTCATGTAAGAAGCTGGGTGTGACAGAgcatctgtaactgcagctcaGTGGCCGGCCACCCTTGCTGTATTTGTGGGTCCCTGGCTCAGTCAGGAGAGCAGGCCCAAAATAGAACATGAAGAGGACTTGAGGAAGAACCTGATGttggtctctggcctccatgtgcatacacatacatgtccacaaacacaaatgcacacacccatatgaacccacacacacatacacacgtgttcATAGGCATTGCATATTCAACTTTGGGTTGAATTCAGGCTGTGGAGCGTATGCTATGTATAAAGTTCTATGGAAAGTAAGTGCCCTTGGTTGGGAGACAAGTGACTTGTGGGCTTTGCTTTTACCTGTGTAGGTGGATGGAATGCGAATCCATACACAGCAGCCTATGGTAAAAGGTTCCACAGCTAAGCACTGAGCCCGTCTCTCACGGGCAGTAATACTCATGTATGTATTCAGATGAATGCAGTAGACCTTTATTAACAGACATTTCCCAAGTAAGGTCAATAGGATAAAGTTACAGggagtgtgcgtgcatgtgtgcgtgcgtgcgcgcgcgtgtgtgtgtgtatgtatatatatagtgttagcacagattttaaaaagaaaacaatagtgCCTGTTTAGACAAGTAATATATAAGCTGTGGCATACAGAACTATCAGCAAGAACAATCGTAACCTGAGTTTGCTATTCTTTCTCATcctcatataaaatgaaaattaacacGGGGAACTCCTTGGCCAGTTCTCATGGACGCCTCACTCTCGGCAGCTCTGGTTTGTACCTGGCCTCGGCTTCCTTGGTCCGTACTCCATGACGCCGTCACTGTGCTGCGATAGCATCTCCTCGTTTGCACTGTGCGCCTCTTCATCTCCAGCTCCGCCATCTTTACCATGAGCCTCGCCTGTCGCTCGATCGCCCAGTGCAGTTTTTAACATCTATGGAGAAATCCTTTCACTGTCTGTCCTGGGCTTCAGCAGGAAGTGCAGTGTACAGTAGTGGAGAGCAGCCTTCTAAAGGCCGTCTCTGAGCGGCACCACACCAGGCTCGCGGAGACCGAGGCCTGCGCCTTACACCTACACCTTACTTCACCTGCTTATGTAACGAGATCTGAGGTAGGGGTTCTTTGTGCCAACCACGCAGGCCTGGACCTCATATCTGCCTATCTCAGTGTCCTCGgtgctgggaggagaggcacagggagagccagttttatatttaacatttcaaGCATGGGTAGACACACTTTTGatctcagaggcaggagaatcacagcaagttcaaggccagcctggcctgtgtAGGAAGTGTGAGACTATGTAGTGAGGCTCggacctcattttttttttgtttgtcttttgagcgATCAGTGCTATAGACACTCAACTTCAATAAATTTTCCAGATGTCAATGATTAAGAACCtttgattctttctattttatgccTCATCAGTCTTTGGTAACAAAGGTGTATAGATACATAACTAAAAATTACTGGTTTAATAGAATTACATTAAGAGATTCCATTTCTATCAGGACCTGATAAAATTTAGGTAAGTCTATGGATGCCATGTTCAGTTATAGAAGGAAGGCAGAGTGCCATTGTTTATGTCCTGCTTGACTTGTGGACTTTTTTGGTTTTCAGAGAGGATTGctctatgtggcccaggctgtcctggaactcaatctgaagaccaggcttgccttgaattcaagagatctgcctgcctccagtaGTGGGATTAAGAAGCATGCTCCTCCCCTACCACCAACCCAACTTCTGGAACTTTTTAACAGAGCCCAGAGCACAACTCATCTCCCAACACCTAAGCCTAGGCTTCACCTTCTGCTGGGAGAGCAGAACTTTCCACTGAAAGGCTAACCACAGAAATCTCAACCAAGATTAAAAGACAAGACTTGCCCAGTCGAGTTCGGAGAGCCGCTGAGAGAGTTTCTCTGACATGGCATGCAGTTCCTGTTCTGTTAGCCGCTTCCTGGCCTTCTGAGAGAAAGGTGGATACTCTGAGGGGGCCACAGCTCTGTTTTCGCTTCTGTGATAAAGTGGCCGCATGGCGATTAACTTGTGAAATATATACTACTTATTTCAAAATGACTGTAATGAACACTTTAACAAATACCTCATTATGGTTCCCAAAAGCTAGAATTTTATTTTGAccctctattttttaaaaaagttattattAGGGGGAGTGACTTGCCACATGGATTCTAGGGATCCATGTCTGGTCACCAGGcttgggcagcaagcaccttcaccatAAGTGATCTCGCCAGCCCCTTCCCTTCACTTTTCAATCCCTTTACAGCAGACTGTAAGTGCTGAAGCCCACAGCAACATTACCTTTCTCCTTTCAAAAGCCTCCTTGTCTTGGAACTTTCAGTCAGATCTAGATCATCATCTGTTTCCTGATCATCATCTTTACATAAGGTAGAAGTTAAGAAAACATCACCTGGTTCCtattcaaacagaaaaaaaggttGTTTGAGAAacccagagatggctcaggcgtGAAGTCCCTGCCACTCAGTGTGGGGCCTGAGTTCAGTACCGAGAGGCTACAGAAACTGTCCAGAAACACTGGGGTGGAGCCCTCCGTAACAGAGATGCTTAACCTTTTTAATAGCTTATTTCTTAACCctagaggaacccacctagaaaATCTCCCCGTTTTGGAGATCAGATGTcatagctggtctggaactcacaaggtagcccaggctggccctgtacagagccctctgtccctgtctcccaagtgctgagataagGGTGCCTGCCACCATACCCAGACTTTATACTCTTGTTTTTTTGAAAACCTTTTAAAGTGAAACATATGTGTCCCATCTACTGTCACCCGAGGGAGGAGACAGCATGTTTCTAGAACCACAGGCTCCATTCCACCAGCCCCAAGACTCTGACAAAGCTAAGTTCTCCTAgccccacccttccccctcctctgagCGGAAGCACAGTGTAGACGGATGCGCACACAGGGCTGTCTCCTTGTgtgtctccttcccctttcctgagCCAGGCTCTCACTGTTTCTCTATGGAGACCTGTCTGGCCTACAGCTCACTCACTAGTAGACCACAGAGTCTTAACCTCGCAGACCTGCTTGTTTATCCCCTGAACACTGTGATCAAAGCTGTGGGACCCATCCCTGGCACTGCCATTCCCTATGGCTCTACCCCAGCACGGATATGCCTGGTTTTTCCAGAAAGTTCATGGACAAGATgacaacatgaaaaaaaaattttttttttcaagcaaagaagaaacaaacggggactggagagatggctcagtgattaaggacactaactgctcttcaagaggtcctgagttcaaatcccagcaaccacatggtggccacaaccatctgtaatgggatccgatgccctcttctggtgtgtctgaagacagcgacagtgtgctcatatacataaaataaataagtcttaaaaaaaaaagaagaggggttagggatttagctcagtggtagagcgcttgcctaggaagcacaaggccctgggtttggtcgtcagctccaaaaaaaaaaaagaaacaataggcCAAGACAGTAAAGTAAGTGCTTTATGTAAAATAGTAAGGATATGTGATCGTTCTTTTCTTTATGCTTTGTAAGTATTTAATTACAGATATACAGCTCAGGGCCAGACACTTTTCGCTTGAGTTCAAATTCTGATTCTATAATTGTGGCACAGCCTCCAACGAGGCATTAACTTCTCTAGATCAGCTTGCCCTCGGCAGTCAGTGTCCACTCCACAATGTTCTGAGGATAAAGCCTACAGAGCACCCCGACTGTGCTTGGCACAGACCAAGCGTCCTGTGGCtggctcctcttcctcatccctgtCTGCCTAGGTAAGAGCACACAGGGAGCTACAGACgccatcttcttttcttttactttaaaaagcatttactgctgggcagtggtggtgccccCTGTTAGTCTcagtggaggcaggggcaggtggagctctgagtgtgaggccagcctggtctacagagtgagttctaggacagccagggctacagagaaactccATCTTGACAAATTAAAATAAGTTATTCATTTAGTTTATTATTTCGTGTATACAGGTGCTTTGCCAGTGTGTATGACTATGCAACATGTGTGTCTACACAGACAGGGGTGTCTGATCCCCCAGGACTCAAGTTActgaagttgtgagctgccacatgggtgctgggagtcaagtctgggtcccctggaagagaagccagtgctcttaaccaccgatccatctctccaacctcaacTTGTTtgtaaagacagggtttcttacaGCTGAGGATGAATGTGAATTTCTAATCTTCTTACCTCTGCACCGAGGATTGGGTTTACAAAATGTTGGGGATTTATCATAGGTGGACATTCTACCAATTAGGATACATGTCCAGCCTACTGAGGTAAATTTAAGTCTGATGCACCGTTATTCCCAGCACTGGCGAGGCAGaaataggcagatctctatgaattgaAGGCCAATTTAGTCTACAGCACAAGTTCCTGGCTAGCTGGGGGGACtacacacacaggaaggaagactttgtctcaaaaaaaaaaaaaaaaaaaaaaagaaaaaggaataagacacttagattatttattatttacttatttaatttatatttatttaatttacatctgTTCGCTGTTTACGAATGAGAGAAAGGGTCTCGGTGTATAGCCCAACTTGGCCTCAAATTCCCAATATCCTCACCTTAGCTTCCCAAGGGCTGTGACTTGAGTGTGcgtcactgtgcctggctcagaCTTGATTAATATACCTGACGACCGTTCTAGCAGAGCCCTCTTTCAGTAGAAGGACTCCTGGGGCTGGGACTGTGTTTGCTCAACACATTCATTtaaggctctaggttcaatcaCCAGCAGTGAAAATCACTAACATATGAGCTCTTAGCCAATTACAAGCAAACCTTTCCGCTTACCACAGAAGGTGCCATGTGCTCTCCAGAAGTCGGCGTAGACAAGTAGTGACCTGAGCAGAGGTATTCCTTGCCTATGGGACAAGGCGCTCTCCGCTCAGGAGGGTGGTAGGGAGGATGTAAGGGAATGGCGGCTCGGATCGGCTCGCCGAGCTTCCTGGCACTCGTAGCCATGTGTATAGGAGGAGCTTCTTCTGCGAAGAGAAATTAAGTGGGCCTTAGAGTGGAGTCCCTGAAAACAAGTGGTtttacacatgcacaagcacattcacacacaccacagggaTGCACGTGTGAGGTGCAGAAGATGGAGCTCCGGCCTCCTGTGCAGGCCCCCGCCATCTTCCACTGAGCGACAGCCCCAGGCCAGGATGACTAtgaaattggttttgtttttgaaagaaggTCTCTCTACTAGAGTAtcactgtcctagaattcactctatattctaggctgtcctcaaactttgcacagcaatccacctgcctcagcttcccaaacgCTGGGATGATACCATCAGCCACTGGGCTCAGTTTAGGacttgtggtggtttaaatatgcatggcgcagagagtggcactatttggagagaaggccttgttggagtgggtgtgtcactgtgggtgtgggctttaagaccctcctcctaactgcctggaagccagtcttctcccagtggccttcagatgaaaacagaactctcagctcctcctgcaccatgcccgcctggacactgccatgctcccgccttgatgataatggactgaccttctgaacctgtaggccagccccaattaaatgttgtccttataagagttgccttggggttggggatttagctcagtggcaagcgcaacgccctgggttcggtccccagctccgaaaaaaagaaaaatgaaaaagaaaaaaaaaagggggttgccttggtcatggagtctgttcacagcagtaaaacccaaactaagacaggaatatatttatctttttaaggatttacttatgttatgtatataagtagctgtcttcagacacaccagaggagagcatcaaatcccattacagatggttgtgagccaccatgtggttgctgggaattgaactcaggatctctggaagagcagtcagtgcttttaaccactgagccacctctccagtccaggaatatatttttaatttaattagaaCAAGAGCTCACGGACTGGCGAAagggttcagcaggtaaaggtgcttgctgccaatccAGATGATCTGGGTGCAACTCCCAGGACCTAAAGTAGGAGTTTgtgcaagttgccctctgacctacatacGGGCACtgcaacatgtacacacacactgctgcaggTAGTGTCAAGAACTAAACCCCCAGCACAACTCACCTTCTTCACACGTTGGCCCATTCTTGAACAGGAAACTTGATAAGCCAGGGTTCAACATTTCCTCAGGCGGCCTAGTGCCTGAAGTTGAGGCTTTTCTAGACCAGAAATTCATAGAATTCTGGGCACCttagagagagaatataaaagctAAAGTTTTAAACCATCAGCAgagtttattaaatatattaaaagcttACAGGAACAACATGTTCAAAGATGTCCCAAATGCTCGTGATACCAATTACCTCCAACAACTGTGAGACAGGAAGAGGCAGCACCCACGGCCTGAGCGCAGTTTTCTAAGAGCTGCGTTGCTCTGCCTTAGAGAATGGCGCCAGGGATGCGGAAGTGCTGCTGGATGAGATGGGCTGTGGCTGGGACCATTACTAAAACGGATGGTTTAGGACTGAGGCCTAAATTAGATGTCTGTGAACACGGACGACTGTTATCTGACCTATCTGTCTAAATATAAAAGGAAGGTGCGCTTTTATCACAGGAAATTCAAACACTACACCccactgttctttgtttttattcattgtctttaagttttaattacaattctaatttggggctggagagacagctcagtggttaagagcactgactgctcttccagaggtcctgagttcaattcccagcaaccacgtggtggctcacaaccatctgtgatgggatctgatgccctcttctgctgtgtctgaagacagttacagtgtgttcacatacattaaaaaaaaaatcttaaaaaaaaatttagtttgaatttttttcctgacTGAATTGATTCTCTGGAGCTCTGTGTCTAATCTGAAAACAAGTAACATGATGTATATCCCACATTAGAGTGCTTGGGGCCAGAAGGGTTTACAACTTTGGAAATAGGCTTATACAAAATAATCTTCATTAGAGGGAGGACCCAATTCATTCATGTTTCATACATGCcttaacatatttacatatttttaacattttcatacatagcctcaacttttttttttttttttttttttgagacagggtttctctgtgtagccctggctatcctggaattcactatgtagaccaagctggcatcaaactcacagaggaccttctctctcttcctcctgagtgctgggattaaaggcatccaccaccacatctaataattttttttactctTGATTATTTTATGTCTGTCCGCGATTTAgagttactactgctgtgatgacaCACTGTGGCCAAAAGCAGCTCGGGAAGAAAAGGTTATTCCGCTCACACTTCCATCCCCCAGCTCACCAgccaaaacaggaaaacaggaaccaaacaggagctgatgcagaggctatgagggagcgctgcttactggcttgctcagcctgctttcttatggaacccaggaccaccagcccagggatggctccacacacaatgggctgggccctcacacatatatcattaagaaaatgccctacaggcttgcctagaaCTTAATCTTAggaagccattttctcaattggggttccGTCCTCTGATGACTT
The genomic region above belongs to Rattus rattus isolate New Zealand chromosome 9, Rrattus_CSIRO_v1, whole genome shotgun sequence and contains:
- the Cep95 gene encoding centrosomal protein of 95 kDa yields the protein MASSEAEWVTIANNLLFKCHIHLRIHELQDCDANVFIALYQSILGEKVPDLIVIPRNQEDNAHNVQAVIDSLALDYLQVSLSHITGENIVKGDKGSIKNLLEIFDGLLEYLTEHISESSHNRSASEQFCRDSCGEEPVEELESAKESSWRKVPFMRCSFSSDALGPTWDEEEAESTGEIIRLGDTAHTFSLRSNGAQNSMNFWSRKASTSGTRPPEEMLNPGLSSFLFKNGPTCEEEEAPPIHMATSARKLGEPIRAAIPLHPPYHPPERRAPCPIGKEYLCSGHYLSTPTSGEHMAPSVEPGDVFLTSTLCKDDDQETDDDLDLTESSKTRRLLKGERSENRAVAPSEYPPFSQKARKRLTEQELHAMSEKLSQRLSELDWMLKTALGDRATGEAHGKDGGAGDEEAHSANEEMLSQHSDGVMEYGPRKPRPGFSMHRKAPYRSHSLSPSSVNKHSQSEKERKKQHKSKGTDTHHFHAKALTEAFERELRKNKVQENVGLRGIREEEEETEKSYKEAFAKGTTKQSQVQKIYSRKTVAPTPKGGLLKSSKASPMKVNEHSLLSLMLEQFPFLYVSDPTLTKMWKQQMAQVEQLRREAQRENRSKKKLQDEIEEALRRHDLLTALVKKEYDHNKRLQDFKDRIHKQRLTQSKIKENRHQSVRARKYYDDYRVQLRAKMMKMRTREEMIFKKLFEEGLQIQKQRLRDLRNYAKEKRSEEKRQHQNELDSMENYYKDQFSLLAEAISQGRQELKARQRSQAQTLHKVKRELRAKMEKEIEQLQHLITQSDDDAFFRELEAERFKARLQLASFQYSKNPFPRGQTP